From a region of the Salvelinus alpinus chromosome 2, SLU_Salpinus.1, whole genome shotgun sequence genome:
- the LOC139544566 gene encoding nuclear distribution protein nudE homolog 1-like, whose amino-acid sequence MGEPKTPKCGSIEEELSFWKEQSDKHQQRAEEAQEELQEFQQMSRDYEAELETELKQCEARNRELLSNNNRLRMELENIQEKYGAQHSEAFRQISLLEGDLEETTAVKDQLQKYIRELEQSNDDLERAKRATIMSLEDFEQRMNHVIERNAFLESELDEKENLLESVQRLKDEARDLRQELAVQQVQERRPPSSLSKEKDRTESSSRSTITTTPSKPLGTFPATPASSIRRGDNLTGTPLTTSARISALNIVGELLRKVGNLESKLASCRDFVYDTSPKRSALPSCPGTPSAIEGGTEIQACSMSPPHYDSLVKRLEFGPAPPRGVSSHGSQSPSGGVKILL is encoded by the exons ATGGGGGAGCCCAAGACGCCCAAATGTGGGTCCATAGAAGAAGAGCTGAGTTTCTGGAAGGAGCAGTCAGACAAACACCAGCAAAG GGCTGAGGAGGCACAGGAGGAGTTGCAGGAGTTCCAGCAAATGAGTAGGGACTATGAGGCGGAGCTGGAGACTGAGCTGAAGCAGTGTGAAGCACGGAACAGAGAACTACTGTCCAACAACAACCGGCTACGCATGGAACTGGAGAACATCCAG GAGAAGTACGGGGCGCAGCACTCTGAAGCGTTTAGGCAGATCTCATTGTTGGAGGGAGACCTGGAAGAGACCACAGCGGTCAAGGACCAACTCCAGAAGTACATCAGAGAGCTGGAGCAGTCCAACGACGACCTGGAGAGGGCCAAGAG GGCGACCATCATGTCCCTGGAGGACTTTGAGCAGAGGATGAACCACGTGATCGAGAGGAATGCCTTCCTGGAGAGTGAGCTGGACGAAAAGGAAAACCTTCTGGAGTCTGTCCAGAGACTAAAGGATGAGGCCAGAG ATTTACGACAGGAGCTAGCTGTACAGCAGGTCCAGGAGCGACGCCCCCCCAGTAGCCTCTCTAAAGAGAAAGACAGGACCGAATCATCATCACGCTCCACCATAACGACCACCCCCTCCAAACCACTTGGTACATTCCCAGCAACCCCAGCCTCAAGTATTCGTCGAG GGGATAACCTAACAGGAACTCCCCTGACTACGTCAGCTCGCATATCTGCACTCAACATCGTCGGGGAGCTCCTAAGAAAAGTCGGG AACCTGGAGTCCAAGTTGGCGTCTTGTCGAGACTTCGTATACGACACGTCGCCGAAAAGATCGGCTCTTCCGTCGTGTCCCGGTACCCCCTCTGCTatagagggaggcacagagatcCAGGCCTGCAGCATGAGCCCTCCACACTACGACAG TTTGGTGAAGAGGTTAGAGTTTGGACCTGCACCTCCTCGGGGGGTCTCCTCCCATGGCTCCCAGTCACCATCGGGGGGAGTCAAGATCCTGCTATGA